Proteins from a genomic interval of Candidatus Rubidus massiliensis:
- a CDS encoding UGMP family protein, with product MPLINALLIETSTERAAFALLQNGHIVVHKELEFGYRSSELLLPTIHEEIANLGFSLQNLNFIGVGNGPGSYTGLRVGVIVAKSLSFALKKPLITLSSLQCFVPRTSGNFICALDAKIGGIYMMQGRKSSEGDISYISEPSLVPLEEFAQHLSDSTTLVGPHLEPILLKLKKQGINNANIQVEETGPCIDAMYRQMVVKWQNKEYRNDNRLDINYLRKTQAEIEKEKQ from the coding sequence ATGCCTTTAATTAATGCTTTATTAATCGAAACTTCAACAGAAAGAGCCGCCTTTGCCCTGCTACAAAATGGGCATATTGTCGTACATAAAGAGCTTGAATTTGGGTATAGAAGCTCTGAGTTGCTCTTACCAACTATTCATGAAGAAATAGCAAATCTTGGATTTAGTTTGCAAAACCTAAACTTTATCGGAGTGGGTAATGGACCAGGTTCATATACTGGACTTCGAGTGGGCGTGATTGTTGCAAAAAGTTTAAGCTTTGCCCTAAAAAAACCACTAATTACCCTATCTTCTTTACAATGTTTTGTCCCTCGTACAAGTGGAAATTTTATATGTGCCTTGGATGCAAAAATAGGGGGGATCTACATGATGCAGGGGAGAAAAAGCAGTGAGGGTGATATTTCTTATATCAGTGAACCCTCTCTTGTTCCGTTAGAAGAATTTGCCCAACATTTATCTGATTCAACAACCTTGGTTGGACCACATTTAGAACCTATCTTGTTAAAGCTTAAAAAACAAGGCATTAACAACGCAAATATTCAGGTTGAAGAAACAGGGCCTTGCATTGATGCAATGTATCGACAAATGGTTGTGAAATGGCAGAATAAAGAATATAGAAATGATAATCGTTTGGATATTAATTACTTAAGAAAAACTCAAGCTGAGATTGAAAAGGAAAAACAGTAA
- a CDS encoding 30S ribosomal protein S21 translates to MTLVKVRIGEPIDKALRALKKRLDKEGVMKSVKAHRFYSKPSIKKRAKSKAALKYKRQR, encoded by the coding sequence ATGACACTAGTAAAAGTTCGTATAGGAGAGCCAATCGATAAAGCCCTTCGCGCTCTTAAAAAAAGACTAGATAAAGAAGGGGTAATGAAATCTGTTAAAGCCCATCGTTTTTACTCAAAACCCTCTATTAAAAAGAGAGCAAAATCTAAAGCTGCTTTAAAATATAAACGTCAGCGCTAG
- the dnaJ gene encoding Heat shock protein J encodes MTDDYYDILGISKTASADEIKKAYRKMAIKYHPDKNPGDSEAEKKFKEISEAYEVLSDDRKRQIYDRHGKEGLGGAAGGMHGGGFSSMEEALRTFMGAFGGMGGESIFESYFGGDFGGKSQRMARQQGASKRVNINVTFEEAAKGVDKELAINNYVTCNVCQGKGAASSQAIKKCNRCNGAGQVYEQRGFFSMSMPCPQCEGEGQIITDPCKNCRGEGVVKEKQRVKVHIPAGVDTGMRLKMNGYGDAGQNGGPPGDLYVFINVQPHEIFEREGNDLLLDLPISFTEAALGCKKEVPALLSHVCRISIPEGTQNGKIFRVKGEGFPNVHGQGKGDLLIRVFVETPTKLSEKQKQLLREFASTEDPNNQPQKKGFLDKIKNIFI; translated from the coding sequence ATGACTGATGATTACTACGACATTCTAGGAATTTCCAAAACAGCCTCTGCTGATGAAATTAAAAAAGCCTATCGTAAAATGGCTATCAAATATCATCCAGATAAAAATCCGGGCGATTCAGAAGCTGAAAAAAAATTTAAAGAAATTTCAGAAGCTTATGAAGTTTTAAGTGATGATAGAAAAAGACAAATCTATGATCGGCATGGTAAAGAAGGATTAGGCGGTGCCGCTGGTGGAATGCACGGTGGTGGATTTTCCTCTATGGAAGAAGCCTTGCGTACATTTATGGGCGCTTTTGGAGGTATGGGAGGAGAATCTATATTTGAATCCTATTTTGGTGGGGACTTTGGTGGTAAATCGCAACGAATGGCACGTCAGCAAGGAGCTAGCAAAAGGGTAAATATTAATGTTACTTTTGAAGAAGCAGCTAAAGGTGTTGATAAAGAGCTTGCCATTAATAATTATGTGACTTGTAATGTTTGCCAAGGCAAAGGCGCGGCATCATCCCAAGCTATAAAAAAATGTAATCGTTGCAATGGGGCCGGCCAAGTTTATGAGCAAAGAGGCTTTTTTAGCATGTCAATGCCTTGTCCACAATGTGAAGGGGAAGGACAAATTATCACAGATCCTTGCAAAAACTGTCGTGGTGAAGGTGTTGTTAAAGAAAAGCAACGTGTAAAAGTGCATATCCCAGCAGGCGTAGACACTGGCATGCGTTTAAAAATGAATGGCTATGGAGATGCTGGACAAAATGGCGGACCTCCAGGCGATTTATATGTATTTATCAATGTACAACCACATGAGATTTTTGAAAGAGAAGGGAATGACCTTTTGTTAGATCTTCCGATTAGCTTTACAGAAGCCGCTCTTGGTTGTAAAAAAGAAGTTCCAGCCTTATTATCCCATGTTTGTCGCATTTCGATTCCTGAAGGCACGCAAAATGGCAAAATTTTCCGCGTGAAAGGGGAAGGTTTTCCAAACGTTCATGGTCAAGGAAAAGGCGATTTGTTGATTCGAGTATTTGTGGAAACTCCCACTAAATTATCAGAAAAGCAAAAGCAATTGTTACGTGAGTTTGCAAGCACTGAAGATCCTAACAATCAGCCACAAAAAAAAGGTTTTTTAGATAAAATAAAAAATATTTTTATTTAG
- the yycJ gene encoding Putative metallo-hydrolase YycJ, producing the protein MIGFCPLGSGSKGNCIYFGSPQAKILIDAGMSAKAICLKLAEIGVAIEDIDAILITHEHSDHITGLKVLAFKYNIPIFANAETAKGIVDFLQECPKFKIFSTGEPFEFRDLHIHPFSIQHDTLDPVGFILRLDQLKVGFCADVGFISTLVRNHLQHCDYLYVEANHQPSMVHACSRPMVYKQRVLSRTGHLSNEDCGKLLADVAHDGLKQVFLAHLSSECNTPDVAKNVVEDILAKYSMKLNLSIAHQAKVSDKVLF; encoded by the coding sequence ATGATTGGTTTTTGTCCTTTAGGATCAGGTTCAAAAGGTAATTGTATCTACTTCGGCTCGCCCCAAGCTAAAATCTTAATTGACGCTGGCATGAGTGCAAAAGCAATCTGCCTAAAATTAGCAGAAATTGGAGTTGCCATAGAAGATATAGATGCTATTTTAATTACACACGAGCACAGTGATCATATTACAGGACTTAAAGTGTTAGCCTTTAAGTATAATATTCCTATATTTGCTAACGCTGAAACGGCAAAAGGAATTGTTGATTTTTTACAAGAATGCCCTAAATTCAAAATATTTTCAACTGGAGAGCCTTTTGAGTTTAGAGACTTACATATTCACCCTTTTAGCATACAACATGACACATTGGATCCAGTAGGGTTTATCCTACGATTAGATCAGCTGAAAGTTGGATTTTGTGCAGATGTTGGCTTTATATCTACCCTTGTACGCAACCACCTGCAGCATTGTGATTATTTGTATGTCGAAGCCAATCATCAACCCTCTATGGTTCATGCCTGCTCAAGGCCGATGGTCTATAAACAACGAGTATTAAGTCGCACAGGACATTTGTCAAATGAAGATTGTGGCAAATTATTAGCCGATGTAGCTCACGATGGATTAAAACAAGTGTTTTTAGCGCATTTATCAAGTGAATGTAATACCCCTGACGTTGCCAAAAACGTCGTAGAAGATATTTTAGCAAAATATAGCATGAAATTGAATCTATCTATTGCCCATCAAGCAAAAGTTAGTGATAAAGTCCTCTTTTAA